The nucleotide sequence AatctggagcagggagaggtggCAGCGAAGGTCTGAACACCCAGGAGTGAGGTGACAGGTGACGGGTGGCAGGTGACAGGTGACGGCAGTGCCTTACCCGTGGTGATGCACTGGAAGTCACCGAGCGCCAGGTCCCGGATCCGCTGTCCCTCGAgctgcccggggctgctgcaGAAGACGGCGGGGACCGTGGTGTTGGTGCTCTCCAGCCACTCCACCAGCCACTTGATCTTGCAGTCACAGGCCAGCGTGTTGCCACGGAGGTCCCTGCCGGGGATGGCACCAAGtcacccccagcacccaccagggtgtcaccccctccccagctcagtGTCCCAGGGTTGTCACCGAGtcacccccagcacccaccaggATGTCACCCACTCCCCAGCTCAGTGTCCAGGGTTGGCACCAAGtcacccctggcacccccaggatgtcaccccctccccagctcagtGTCCTGGGTTGTCACCAAgtcacccccagcacccccaggatgtcaccccctccccagctcagtGTCCCAGGTTTGGCACCGAGTCACCCCTAGCACCCACCAGGATgtcaccccctccccagctcagtGTCAGGGATGGCACCGAGTCACCCCTGGCACTCACCGGGATGTCACCCCCTCCCCAGATCAGTGTCAGGGATGGCACCGAGTCACCCCTGGCACTCACCGGGATGTCACCCCCCCCCAGCTCAGTGTCCCAGGTTTGGCACCGAgtcacccccagcacccccaggatgTCACCCCCTCCCCAGTTCAGTGTCCTGGGTTGTCACCAAGtcacccccagcacccaccaggATGTCACCCCCTCTCCAGCTCAGTGTCAGGGATGGCACCAAgtcacccccagcacccccgggatgtcaccccctccccagctcagtGTCAGGGGATGGCACCAAGtcacccccagcacccactgGGATGTCACCCCCTCTCCAGCTCAATGTCCAGGGATGGCACCGAGtcacccccagcacccaccaggatgtcaccccctccccagctcagtGTCAGGGATGGCACCAAGTCACCCCTGGCACTCACCAGGCTgtcaccccctccccagctcagtGTCCAGAGACATCACCGAGtcacccccagcacccaccaggATGTCACCCACTCCCCAGCTCAGTGTCAGGGTTGTCACCAAGTCACCCCCGGCACCCACCAGGATgtcaccccctccccagctcaATTCCTGAGGGTCCCTGCCAGGGATGGCACCGAGTCACCCCCAGCACACCGCACCCTGCCCGAGTGCCAGCCCCTGGGAtgtcaccctgtccccagccccatgtccccagcgCTGTGGCAGCCTCACAGGTCACTCAGGATGTCCAGAGGCTTGAAGAGGTCCCGTGGCAGCGTCTGCAGGTTGTTGTTGGCCAAGGACCTGGGGACGAGAAGTGCTGTGAGGTGACACATCCGTGACAGTGCTGAAGGCGCAGGGCcaccccccagtgtcccctgggtgctCACAGGTGCGTCAGGGACTTGAGCCCGCGGAACGTGGCCTTCGAGAGGGCCTGGATGTCGTTGTTCTCGATGAACCTGCAACAGGAGCGGACAGTGACGGAGCCACCCCGGgtgccctccctgtgccctcctggggGAGtgcagggcatccctctggctgccctgggaccctggcaggggtcaggaacccccctggacagagcccccagagacactggctgtgatctctgtccatggaaaagagttttcaatctcacaggatcaattaccagctctgagtgtttgatatcagtaataattaagtgtggcacgggtgcaaaagtaaaattttaggattctagatgaggggtccaaaggggacaagatggaggaaattgggtgtgccttgtcctttttctccttcttcatgccctccatgtttcactgtggggttggcatttttctgttggttcaggctggggacacactgtccaacgtaggtgacagatattggcacgttattgtaaatccagcacaggtagtttgtggtatttaatgtttgtaccatcccactgagggcagagccccacacgctgccctgcaggacagagctgcggcagggcagcagaacatgttagagataaacagaataaacaaccttgaaaccagcacagaccaattatggcttcttctttagcaacagaacagaaagaaacttttcacaatctcagaatcaccaatgccacagattccaacaccctccctgtgccctccctgtgcccgcTGTGCCCGTGCCCTGTCCCCGGGTCACCCACAGGTACTGCAGGTGCGAGAGCCCGGCGAAGGCGTTGTCCCCAATCAGCGAGAACTTGTTGGAGTTGAGGAGGCTGCAAAGAGAAGGGGGGAGGCGTCAGCGGCGGGGCTGGGCAAGGTGGGCACCGAGGTGGGCACCGAGAGGGGCACCGAGAGGGGCACGGGGCACCtacaggaactgcagggagggGATGTGGGCGAAAGCCGCCTCGCGGATCTCCGTGAAGGCCGCGTTGACCATGGTCCTGCGGGAGAGACGGAGCTGCGGGAGGGGGCACGGcggcagcctggcactgccacccccgCGCCCCCAGCGCGGGCTCTGGGTCACCCGCCACCCGCCCGgggtgctggcactggcagaggGACCCGGCAGCCAGCCTGGCCAgcggggacatggaggggacaaACCGCGGGGTGTTGGCACCCATGACAGGCTGCCCACGCATGGCACGGGGCCATGGGCACACACACGTGTGTGAACACACGGGAATGGGGGTGTGAGTGCATACACACAGTGTAACACACATGAATAGGTGTGTGAGTACATACACACAGGTGTAACACGCACAAATACGTGTGTGAGTACATACACACAGTGTAACATGCACAAATGGGTGTGTGAGTACATACACACAGATGTAACACACATAAATAGGTGTGTGAGTACATACACACAGTGTAACACACATAAATAGGTGTGTGAGTACATACACACAGTGTAACACGCACAAACAGGTGTGTGAGTACATACACACAGCGTAACACGCACAAAGATGTGTGTGAGTACATACACACAGTGTAACACACACAAATAAGTGTGTAAGCACATACAGACAGGTATAACACACACAAACAAGTGTGTAAGCACACACAAACAGATGTTATACACACAAACGAGTGTGTAAGCACATACAGACAGTGTTACACACATAAATGAGTGTgtaagcacacacacacagtgtaaCACACACAAACGAGTGTGTaaggacacacacacagtgtaACACACACAAACGAGTGTGTAAGCACACACAGACAGATGTAACACACACAAACGAGTGTGTAAGCACATACAGACAGTGTTACACACACAAACGAGTGTGTAAGCACACACACAGTGTAACACACACAAACGAGTGTgtaagcacacacacacagtgtaaCACACACAAACGAGTGTGTAAGCACATACAGACAGGTGTAACACACACAAACGAGTGTGTAAGCACACACAGAGTGTAACACACACAAACAAGTGTgtaagcacacacacacagtgtaaCACACACAAACGAGTGTgtaagcacacacacacagtgtaaCACACACAAACGAGTGTgtaagcacacacacacagtgtaaCACACACAAACGAGTGTGTAAGCACATACACACAGTGTAACACACACAAACGAGTGTgtaagcacacacacacagtgtaaCACACACAAACGAGTGTGTAAGCACACACACAGTGTAACACACACAAACGAGTGTGCCAGCACACTCACAGTGCCAACACCCACATCCACCACACTCCCCCGTGCCAGGCTCGGGcccacagccctgtcccccATCACGCCCCCTCGGGGACACGGTGGCCAAGGTCACCGGGTGGCCAAGGTCACCGCCGTGTCCCCCGCGCCAGCTCCGCTCCCCGGGGTGGCGGCGGGGACGGGCTGCGGCCCCGCTCCCTTTGGCACCGCCGGGCGGCTGCGGCCGCCAGCACCGCAGGACACGGGGACACGTCCCGGGCTGTCCCCAACCTCCCCCAGAGCCCCCGCGGGGCTGTCGCTGCCCCTCCAGGAcagccagcagcccctgccagccctgagaTGCTGCTGGCGTGTGACACTGTCCCCACCGCTGTCCCCACCGCTGTCCCCGCCGCTGTCCCCGCCGCTGTCCCCACCGCTGTCCCCGCCGCTGTCCCCGCCGCTGTCCCCGCCGCTGTCCCCGCCGCTGTCCCCGCCGCTGTCTCCACCGCTGTCCCCACCGCTGTCCCCACCGCTGTCCCCACCGCTGTCCCCACCGCTGTCCCCACGCCGGCTACTCACAGCGAGATGACCTCGGGGGGCAGGTTTTTGGGCACGGCCTTGGAGTCCACGCAAAAAGCCGTGTCGcgggtgcaggagcagctcgggggacacgggggaggCCGCGGGGGCCGCCGCCCCTCCGCCGGCAGCCAGAGGCAGGCCagggcgaggaggaggaggaggaggaggaggaagaggcgAGCGGGGAGCTCCATCGCGCCCTGGCCTGATCCCTGCTCGGTCCCGGCAGCTGCTCCCAACGCCGCTGTGGCCGGGAGAGGtggaaaaacctttttttggtggttttttatctctcttgtttttatTCCCCCGAGGATGTCAGGGTGGAGGAGAAGCGGCGGAGGCTGCCTGACCCGCGGCTCTGCAGCGCATCATGCCCGGTGCtgcgggagggagggaggggaggagggaggggaggagggagggatgcgGCTGAGTGACATCGCCAGCATCCCCGTGCACGCGTGTCCGTGCGCGCGTGTCCCCGGCAGCCACCAAACTCGGGGTTCCACGCCGCGGGGACGGGCTGCTTTTGGGGTGGGCAGAACTTGgggggacagcacaggggtGATGCCCCCGCGGTGGCTCCCCCAGCTCGGCGCTGCGGCGCTGCCCGTgccagctccttcccctgcccGCTGCGGCCGCAGCACGCCGGGCAGCGATCCACGCCGCCCCGGGCACCCGGCCGTCCCTGGCACCCATCTCCCCCATGCCAGGCGTCCATCTGCGCCGGGCCTGGCACGGAGCCCGCGGGAACAATGAGTCCAGCCAGCTCCTTCCCCGTCCCGGGGGGGGCTCGCACAGCTGCCCGTGCAGAACCAGGggtgcagccccccagcccccactGGGACCCCTCCTGCCGCACTCCCGGGCTGGGTGTGGAGGGCGGGCGCTGCCCAGTGTTTGCCTTGGCACCCGCAAATGGCACGGAAGGGCCCTCCGGAGGTTtttttgtcccctccctggctCTTGTGCGCGCTCAGCAAACAGCACAAGCGGCGCTCGGCAGCTGGAGTGGCCCCAGCCTTCCCCGGCCACCCGGGATCCTATAAATGCCCCCGGGCCCGCGCTGGCAAAGGGACAGGAGCGCACGGGGAGATGGACGACAGCTCCAAAGAGGCGCTGATGGAGGAGGCACCTCCGGTAAGGAGCACCCACCACCCACTCTGGGCGTGGGGCTGAgcccccgctgccccccggTGCTGGCGGCTCAGCCGGGCgctcccccgtgtccccccaccAGAGGTACACGGAGTCCCCGCGCCTGCCCTGCATCCCCCACGAGCTCAAGAGCCTCTTGCTGATGGTGGCCCTCGTGGTGGTGGCCCTCGTGGTGGTCAACGTCACCTTcctcctgctggggctgcacctcaGCGAGTCACACGCCGAGACGGtgagggcaggagggcaggaagggaccGCGGTGCCACCGGCTCCGGGACGGGGTGGGGACGGCACCGCGGCTTTGTAGGGACGGGGTTCAGCCCCCGCAGAGCTCCCTGAGCCATCTCCCCCCGGCAGGTGCTGCGAATGACCATCCACGGGCTGGATGGCGACGGGACCCCGCAGCAGCTCGCCATGAGCAAGAAGGAGCGGAGCGGGACGTTCGCGGTGCGGGACGGGCACAACGCCACGGCCGCGGTGGTGTACGACTACAGCAAGGTGCGtggggagcgggagcggcggggcggccccggggccgtgccgggctgAGCCGGCTCTGTctgcccacagctgctgctgggataCAGGTCCTGGAGCCGCCGCGCCTGCCTCATCACCCGCCTGGACAAGGACAACTTGCCGGGGCTGGACGCTGTCACCGAGACCTTCCAGCGGCGGCAGGTGAGCGGTGAGCGCTGAGTGAGAGAAGCCGAGCTGGGCCCAGCGCAGCCCAACCCCTGGGaaatgtggggctgggggtttgTCCCCTCTGGAGGGGACACTGTGGCTGCCGAGAATTGTAAATGCAGGAGAAgccaatgggaagaaatggcgatgtctgactcaattcagaaggctgaattatttctttattataactatgttaaaatgcattaatatactatataaaaggaggatactaaaactacacactactttctctaactctgacacaacttgtgaccctctgtgagagtccagccccagtgggttggattgggttgggttgggttgggttggattggattggattggattggattggattggattggattgggttggattgggttggattgacCATCAGGCTCAcacaatcctcaccagaatccaacccagcactcaccccaggtaaacaattctccaaacacattccacatgggaaaaacaaggagcagaaacagaaattattttctctttcatttctctccgTGCACCcctatgaaaaatcctgagagggagagaaacgTGCTGCC is from Taeniopygia guttata chromosome 22, bTaeGut7.mat, whole genome shotgun sequence and encodes:
- the SFTPC gene encoding surfactant protein C; this encodes MARKGPPEVFLSPPWLLCALSKQHKRRSAAGVAPAFPGHPGSYKCPRARAGKGTGAHGEMDDSSKEALMEEAPPRYTESPRLPCIPHELKSLLLMVALVVVALVVVNVTFLLLGLHLSESHAETVLRMTIHGLDGDGTPQQLAMSKKERSGTFAVRDGHNATAAVVYDYSKLLLGYRSWSRRACLITRLDKDNLPGLDAVTETFQRRQDEDVGDKAVPLADRSILGTTINILCSAVPVFWV